A single Armatimonadota bacterium DNA region contains:
- a CDS encoding efflux RND transporter periplasmic adaptor subunit translates to MRRWWVAGVVMVLVAASALTLARRRSDQSAAPPMRTAPVTRGTVTVTVTGTGTVEPAALVEVRSRATGRVTRVAVDEGQPVRRGQVLVELDDPDARAAAEAARAALQSALAAEASARARLAQLRAGPSAAEIAQAAEAVAQAEATLARARDTLARQERLLAEGYVAQAVVDQARAEVEIAASQLRAARARLADLRATPRPEDVAQAEAAVRQAAAQVQQVRATLRQAEERLGETRITAPIDGVVVQKAVDVGQTVIGGGGVGGTLVIVLARVDPLYATVYVDEADVAGIRPGMPVTLTADALPEQAVRGRVVRIAARAVVNQNVTQFAVKVALEDPPPALRLGMTVDAEFVVARAADVLVVPREAVRGTTVTVVRNGRLEPRRVRAGLSDGRLVEVREGLAEGEVVFLGYGRPQSPEVQGRSPFTPQFGPRQAPGGSRR, encoded by the coding sequence ATGAGGCGGTGGTGGGTGGCGGGCGTGGTGATGGTGCTGGTGGCGGCGTCCGCGCTGACCCTGGCCCGGAGACGGAGCGACCAGTCCGCCGCGCCCCCCATGCGGACGGCGCCGGTGACCCGGGGAACGGTGACGGTGACCGTGACCGGGACCGGCACGGTGGAGCCGGCGGCGCTGGTGGAGGTGCGCTCGCGGGCCACGGGGCGGGTCACCCGGGTCGCGGTGGACGAAGGGCAGCCGGTGCGCCGCGGGCAGGTCCTGGTCGAGCTGGACGACCCCGACGCCCGCGCGGCGGCCGAGGCGGCCCGGGCCGCGCTGCAGTCGGCCCTGGCGGCGGAGGCGTCGGCGCGGGCGCGGCTGGCGCAGTTGCGGGCCGGTCCTTCGGCCGCCGAGATCGCCCAGGCCGCCGAGGCCGTGGCCCAGGCCGAGGCGACTCTGGCCCGGGCGCGGGACACGCTGGCGCGGCAGGAGCGGCTGCTGGCCGAGGGCTATGTGGCGCAGGCGGTGGTGGACCAGGCCCGCGCGGAGGTCGAGATCGCCGCATCCCAGCTCCGGGCGGCGCGGGCGCGGCTGGCGGATCTGCGGGCGACGCCCCGCCCGGAGGACGTGGCGCAGGCCGAGGCGGCGGTGCGGCAGGCCGCCGCGCAGGTTCAACAGGTCCGGGCAACCCTGCGCCAGGCGGAGGAGCGTCTGGGCGAGACCCGGATCACCGCGCCCATCGACGGGGTGGTAGTGCAGAAGGCGGTGGACGTGGGCCAGACCGTGATCGGCGGCGGCGGGGTGGGAGGCACCCTGGTCATCGTCCTGGCCCGGGTGGATCCCCTGTACGCCACCGTGTACGTGGACGAGGCCGACGTGGCTGGCATCCGCCCCGGCATGCCGGTCACCCTGACCGCCGACGCGCTGCCCGAACAGGCGGTCCGCGGCCGGGTGGTGCGGATCGCCGCCCGGGCGGTGGTGAACCAGAACGTCACCCAGTTCGCGGTAAAGGTGGCGCTGGAGGATCCGCCGCCGGCTCTGCGGCTGGGGATGACCGTGGACGCCGAGTTTGTGGTCGCCCGGGCCGCCGACGTGCTGGTGGTGCCCCGGGAGGCGGTGCGGGGGACGACTGTGACCGTCGTCCGCAACGGGCGTCTGGAGCCTCGCCGGGTCCGCGCCGGGCTGTCCGACGGCCGCCTGGTGGAGGTGCGCGAGGGGCTGGCCGAAGGCGAGGTGGTGTTCCTGGGCTACGGCCGGCCGC
- a CDS encoding TolC family protein, translated as MRHRGLGVAVVVALAASGAHAQPAVSLQAAVEMAVARHPAVTAARQALEAARARLAQIRAGRAPQVAVVVESAYGTTRAAPSAPTWTATGEVRASLELVNLLVRYQVEQAEAAVRAAEAAVQQARQDVALAAAQAYFAVLRARAVVTAREAAVERAEAQVRQAEAQAAAGVAARADVLQARAALAAAEVDLIAARNQVDTAVAQLRSAVGVPLTEPVEVAPSEPPSVPVLTREEAVARSGDRPDVRRAECDVEAARAALALAEAQARPAVVVAATSSAGLLNGSPLTWQVAATVSYPLVDGGRAQAAVVEARANLAAAQARLAQARQAAELDALTAWVALADARARVDAARVSEAAAGEALRAAEGRYQAGVGTIVEVLAARATFQSAVLARIQAEFDVQAAAARLRHAIGRPVVGGEP; from the coding sequence GTGAGGCACAGAGGTCTGGGGGTCGCCGTGGTGGTGGCGCTGGCGGCGTCAGGAGCGCACGCGCAGCCGGCGGTGTCATTGCAGGCCGCGGTGGAGATGGCGGTGGCCAGGCATCCCGCGGTGACGGCCGCCCGGCAGGCGCTGGAGGCGGCGCGGGCGCGGCTCGCTCAGATCCGCGCCGGCCGCGCCCCCCAGGTGGCCGTGGTGGTGGAGTCGGCCTACGGCACGACCCGGGCAGCTCCGTCGGCGCCGACGTGGACCGCCACCGGCGAGGTCCGGGCGTCGCTGGAGCTGGTGAACCTGCTGGTCCGCTACCAGGTCGAGCAGGCCGAGGCCGCGGTGCGCGCCGCGGAGGCGGCGGTGCAGCAGGCCCGGCAGGACGTTGCCCTGGCCGCCGCCCAGGCGTACTTTGCCGTGCTGCGGGCGCGGGCGGTGGTGACCGCCCGGGAGGCCGCCGTGGAGCGCGCCGAGGCCCAGGTGCGCCAGGCCGAAGCGCAGGCCGCAGCCGGCGTCGCCGCGCGGGCCGACGTCCTGCAGGCCCGGGCGGCGCTGGCGGCGGCGGAGGTGGATCTGATCGCCGCCCGCAATCAGGTGGACACCGCTGTGGCGCAGCTGCGGTCCGCGGTGGGAGTGCCCCTGACCGAGCCGGTGGAGGTCGCACCGTCCGAGCCTCCCTCGGTGCCTGTGCTCACCCGCGAGGAGGCCGTGGCGCGCTCGGGCGACCGGCCCGACGTGCGCCGGGCCGAGTGTGACGTGGAGGCGGCCCGCGCCGCCCTGGCCCTGGCCGAGGCCCAGGCGCGTCCGGCCGTGGTGGTGGCGGCCACCTCCTCCGCCGGGCTGCTGAACGGGAGCCCGCTGACCTGGCAAGTGGCGGCCACCGTGTCGTATCCCCTTGTGGACGGCGGCCGGGCGCAGGCCGCCGTGGTGGAGGCGCGGGCCAACCTGGCGGCGGCCCAGGCCCGGCTGGCTCAGGCGCGTCAGGCCGCCGAGCTGGACGCGCTGACCGCGTGGGTGGCGCTGGCCGACGCCCGCGCGCGGGTGGACGCGGCCCGGGTCAGCGAGGCTGCGGCGGGGGAGGCCCTGCGGGCGGCCGAAGGCCGCTATCAGGCCGGGGTGGGGACGATCGTGGAGGTTCTGGCCGCCCGCGCGACGTTCCAGTCCGCCGTCCTGGCGCGCATCCAGGCGGAGTTCGACGTCCAGGCCGCCGCCGCGCGGCTGCGCCACGCGATCGGGAGGCCGGTGGTGGGAGGCGAGCCATGA
- a CDS encoding ATP-binding protein, with protein MDSPSRRSPSLQVQLALAFAVVALLSVGVVAFWARQITAWQIAAYHERIRRGEVSWLLDQPRPVREGFVRGVKPALFAASQRVFLANFNRSLWLAGGTAGLLAVVAGVILARRLSRPLRDLHDAVVAVAAGHLDRELRLHGGGELEDVAAAFNRMARRLRESERQRRELLAAIAHELRTPLAIIEGNLEAILDGVREPTPDLVAMLHTQSALLNQLITDLRDLTLADAGQLQLHRRPVDLADLCRESVEAMALWIGERQVRVDVRTAGDTTADVDPARMRQVVQNLLHNAVRFTPPGGQVTMTVGDGVRADRRWVTLVVDDEGPGIPPADLDHVFEPFYRADPSRSRATGGSGLGLAVVKRLVEVHGGEVSVENRPGGGSRFTVRLPARAS; from the coding sequence ATGGATAGCCCGTCGCGCCGGTCCCCGTCCCTGCAGGTCCAGCTGGCCCTGGCCTTTGCGGTCGTGGCGCTCCTGTCGGTGGGCGTGGTGGCCTTCTGGGCGCGGCAGATCACCGCCTGGCAGATCGCCGCCTACCACGAGCGCATCCGGCGGGGGGAAGTCTCCTGGTTGCTGGACCAGCCTCGCCCGGTGCGGGAGGGCTTCGTGCGGGGGGTCAAGCCCGCCCTGTTCGCCGCGTCCCAGCGGGTGTTTCTGGCCAACTTCAACCGGTCGTTGTGGCTGGCGGGAGGCACCGCCGGCCTGCTGGCCGTCGTGGCGGGCGTGATTCTGGCGCGCCGCCTGTCCCGCCCCCTGCGGGATCTGCACGACGCAGTGGTGGCGGTCGCCGCCGGCCACCTGGACCGGGAGCTGCGCCTGCACGGCGGCGGTGAGCTGGAGGACGTGGCCGCGGCCTTCAACCGGATGGCCCGCCGGCTGCGGGAGAGCGAGCGGCAGCGCCGGGAGCTGCTGGCCGCCATCGCCCACGAGCTCCGCACGCCCCTGGCCATCATCGAGGGGAATTTGGAGGCCATCCTGGACGGCGTGCGCGAGCCCACGCCCGACCTGGTGGCCATGCTGCACACCCAGAGCGCCCTGCTCAACCAGCTGATCACCGACCTGCGGGACCTGACCCTGGCCGACGCGGGACAGCTGCAGCTGCACCGTCGCCCGGTGGACCTGGCCGACCTGTGCCGGGAGTCGGTGGAGGCCATGGCGCTGTGGATCGGCGAGCGCCAGGTCCGGGTGGACGTGCGGACCGCGGGCGACACGACCGCCGACGTGGACCCGGCGCGGATGCGGCAGGTGGTGCAGAACCTGCTGCACAACGCCGTGCGGTTCACGCCTCCGGGAGGGCAGGTGACGATGACCGTCGGGGATGGGGTGCGGGCGGACCGGCGGTGGGTGACGCTGGTGGTGGATGACGAGGGCCCCGGCATCCCGCCCGCCGATCTGGACCACGTCTTTGAGCCCTTCTACCGGGCGGACCCGTCCCGCTCCCGCGCCACCGGAGGGAGCGGGCTGGGGCTGGCCGTCGTGAAGAGGCTGGTGGAGGTCCACGGCGGGGAGGTGTCCGTGGAGAACCGGCCGGGAGGGGGCAGCCGCTTCACCGTGCGGCTACCTGCCCGGGCGTCCTGA
- a CDS encoding response regulator transcription factor has product MATILVVEDEAEIAALLRSYLERDGHRVLAVADGEAALRQMDDVLPDLVVLDIMLPRLDGWEVLRRLRATATVPVIMLTARDQEEDKVRGLELGADDYVTKPFSPREVAARVRAVLRRNRHEGRDALQVGDLTIDFRAQEVRRQGEVVRLTPTEWRLLEVLAGHPGRVFTRMQLIDRVYGYAFEGFERTIDAHIKNLRQKIEPASREPRYILTVYGAGYKFVSPAHG; this is encoded by the coding sequence ATGGCCACGATCCTGGTCGTGGAAGACGAGGCGGAGATCGCGGCTCTGCTGCGCTCGTATCTGGAGCGCGACGGCCATCGGGTCCTGGCGGTCGCCGACGGCGAAGCGGCGCTGCGCCAGATGGACGACGTCCTTCCCGATCTGGTCGTCCTGGACATCATGCTGCCCCGTCTGGACGGGTGGGAGGTCCTGCGCCGCCTGCGGGCCACGGCGACGGTCCCGGTCATCATGCTGACGGCGCGGGACCAGGAGGAGGACAAGGTCCGGGGCCTGGAGCTGGGGGCCGACGACTACGTCACCAAGCCCTTCAGCCCCCGGGAGGTGGCGGCCCGGGTGCGGGCGGTCCTGCGCCGCAACCGCCATGAGGGACGCGACGCGCTGCAGGTGGGCGACCTGACCATCGACTTCCGCGCCCAGGAGGTCCGCCGACAGGGCGAGGTGGTGCGCCTCACGCCCACCGAGTGGAGGCTGCTGGAGGTCCTGGCCGGCCACCCGGGCCGGGTCTTCACCCGGATGCAGCTGATCGACCGGGTCTACGGCTACGCCTTCGAAGGGTTCGAGCGGACCATCGACGCCCACATCAAGAACCTGCGCCAGAAGATCGAGCCCGCCTCGCGGGAGCCCCGGTACATCCTCACCGTCTACGGGGCGGGCTACAAATTCGTCTCGCCCGCCCATGGATAG
- a CDS encoding trypsin-like peptidase domain-containing protein, translated as MVRPLGPGRNGGRVPPGVLAAVGVLLIVTGGALALRASGAPTPQAILAQAAPAIAVVRATVDGRPVSGSAFVIDRDGWLLTAAHVVRRAAGIRVELSGRTPLEARLAGYDATRDLAVLRVPASDLPALSLAGRPPRVGEPVVAVAPRARADEVRAGQVVGTDVSVPGLARGAFLRVSIPARPGMSGGPLLNVRAEVVGVVVAFSVDASGRRGGLAVSVAAVRDVLPALRAGARVERAWLGVAGDPGARGPGPEGAAIRQVLPGTPAASAGLRPGDVIVEVDGAPVRSWDDLLVAIGDRRPGQRVQVVVVRGGQRVALAVTLGVRP; from the coding sequence ATGGTGAGGCCCCTGGGTCCAGGTCGTAACGGCGGACGGGTTCCGCCGGGGGTGCTGGCGGCGGTCGGCGTCCTGCTGATCGTGACGGGAGGGGCGCTGGCGCTGCGGGCCTCCGGCGCCCCGACTCCCCAGGCGATCCTGGCGCAGGCGGCACCGGCGATCGCGGTGGTGCGGGCGACGGTGGACGGCCGCCCGGTCTCCGGCAGCGCGTTCGTGATCGATCGGGACGGCTGGCTGCTCACCGCCGCCCACGTCGTCCGCCGCGCCGCCGGCATCCGCGTCGAGCTGTCCGGGCGGACGCCGCTGGAGGCGCGCCTGGCAGGTTACGATGCTACCCGGGATCTGGCCGTGCTGCGGGTGCCCGCCTCGGATCTGCCCGCCCTCTCCCTGGCCGGCCGGCCGCCGCGGGTCGGCGAGCCGGTCGTGGCCGTCGCGCCCCGAGCCCGGGCAGACGAGGTGCGGGCCGGGCAGGTGGTGGGCACCGACGTCAGCGTGCCCGGACTGGCCCGCGGAGCGTTCCTGCGGGTAAGCATCCCCGCGCGCCCGGGCATGTCGGGCGGGCCACTGCTGAACGTGCGCGCGGAAGTCGTGGGGGTGGTGGTGGCCTTCTCGGTGGATGCCTCCGGACGGCGGGGCGGGCTGGCCGTCTCTGTGGCGGCGGTGCGGGACGTTCTGCCGGCGCTGCGCGCCGGCGCCCGGGTAGAGCGGGCGTGGCTGGGTGTGGCCGGCGACCCGGGCGCCCGCGGCCCGGGACCGGAGGGGGCGGCGATCCGGCAGGTTCTGCCCGGTACCCCCGCGGCGTCGGCCGGCCTGCGGCCCGGCGACGTGATCGTGGAGGTGGACGGAGCGCCTGTCCGGTCGTGGGACGATCTGCTGGTGGCGATCGGTGACCGCCGTCCCGGCCAGCGGGTGCAAGTGGTGGTCGTTCGGGGCGGACAGCGCGTGGCACTGGCGGTGACCCTGGGCGTGCGCCCCTGA
- a CDS encoding YceI family protein → MMTGARRAGGIVAAVIVLGSALAGGAGVSGAAAPAAVQRFVLVPGESQALYRVGETLFREGNRFNVAVGVTTAVRGEILVDRASPANSRVGPIQVDISQLRSDSPRRDAAIRERWLESARFPTAEFTSTRIDGLPARYEDGREVSLRVTGDLKIREVVRPVTFAATVRLTGQELRGVATARILMTDFGFEPPSILGVLRAQNEVEIEVRFVARPAP, encoded by the coding sequence ATGATGACGGGTGCGCGCCGCGCGGGCGGGATCGTCGCCGCAGTGATCGTCCTCGGGTCTGCGCTGGCGGGCGGCGCAGGCGTCTCCGGGGCCGCGGCGCCGGCGGCCGTCCAGCGCTTCGTGCTGGTGCCGGGGGAATCCCAGGCGCTGTACCGGGTCGGCGAGACGCTGTTCCGGGAGGGCAATCGGTTCAACGTCGCCGTGGGAGTGACCACCGCGGTGCGGGGGGAGATCCTGGTGGACCGCGCCTCTCCCGCCAACAGCCGTGTGGGTCCGATCCAGGTGGACATCAGCCAGCTGCGCTCCGACAGCCCCCGCCGGGACGCCGCCATCCGCGAGCGCTGGCTGGAGTCGGCGCGCTTTCCGACGGCCGAGTTCACGTCGACCCGGATCGACGGCCTGCCGGCGCGGTACGAGGACGGCCGCGAGGTGTCGCTGCGCGTCACGGGCGACTTGAAAATCCGGGAGGTGGTCAGACCGGTGACATTTGCGGCTACCGTGCGCCTGACAGGGCAGGAGCTGCGGGGCGTGGCCACCGCCCGGATCTTGATGACCGACTTCGGATTCGAGCCTCCGTCGATCTTGGGCGTGCTGCGGGCCCAGAACGAGGTGGAGATCGAGGTGCGCTTCGTGGCCCGGCCGGCCCCCTGA
- a CDS encoding PQQ-dependent sugar dehydrogenase, which translates to MRIALAAAATLLALATAGRTAPAPAVEVVVSGLQIPWAVAFAPDGRIFVTERPGRIRIVRDGRLDPQPWAVLEVAHVGEGGLLGLALAPEFARSGALYVYHTYRDDGRLWNRVVRLVERDGRGQVDRVILDRIPGAVVHDGGRILFGPDGRLYVTTGDARQPALAQDRASLAGKILRINPDGSVPADNPFPGSPVYSLGHRNPQGLAWHPQTRTMYAAEHGPSGDLGLCCRDEVNVIEAGGNYGWPEVSGRGGEPRFTDPIADSGPTDTWAPSGIAVPARGPWADSLLVAALRGEHLRRLTLSGPRFARVTGQEVYFRGELGRLRDVAEGPDGALYLLTNNTDGRGRPRPGDDRLLRVVFR; encoded by the coding sequence GTGCGCATCGCGCTGGCAGCGGCGGCCACGCTCCTCGCCCTCGCCACCGCAGGACGGACCGCTCCGGCTCCCGCGGTCGAGGTGGTGGTGAGCGGGCTGCAGATTCCCTGGGCGGTGGCGTTCGCCCCCGACGGGCGCATCTTTGTGACCGAGCGGCCCGGCCGCATCCGGATCGTCCGGGACGGCCGGCTGGATCCGCAGCCGTGGGCGGTGCTCGAGGTGGCCCACGTGGGCGAGGGCGGGTTGCTGGGGCTGGCCCTGGCGCCGGAGTTCGCGCGCAGCGGGGCCCTGTACGTCTACCACACCTACCGGGACGACGGCCGGCTGTGGAACCGGGTCGTGCGCCTGGTGGAACGGGACGGCCGCGGTCAGGTGGACCGCGTGATCCTGGATCGCATTCCGGGGGCGGTGGTGCACGACGGCGGCCGGATCCTCTTCGGCCCCGACGGGCGGCTGTACGTCACCACCGGCGACGCGCGCCAGCCCGCCCTGGCCCAGGACCGGGCGTCGCTGGCCGGCAAGATCCTCCGGATCAACCCCGACGGCTCCGTGCCTGCCGACAACCCGTTCCCCGGCTCGCCGGTGTACTCCCTGGGCCACCGCAACCCGCAGGGCCTGGCCTGGCACCCGCAGACGCGGACCATGTACGCGGCCGAGCACGGTCCCTCGGGCGACCTGGGACTGTGCTGCCGGGATGAGGTGAACGTCATCGAAGCCGGGGGCAACTACGGGTGGCCGGAGGTGTCCGGCCGCGGCGGGGAACCGCGCTTTACCGATCCCATCGCCGACAGCGGTCCGACCGACACCTGGGCGCCGTCGGGCATCGCCGTGCCCGCCCGGGGTCCGTGGGCGGACAGCCTGCTGGTGGCTGCCCTGCGGGGAGAGCACCTGCGCCGCCTGACCCTCTCGGGCCCGCGCTTCGCCCGGGTCACCGGCCAGGAGGTGTACTTCCGCGGGGAGCTGGGCCGGCTGCGGGACGTGGCGGAAGGCCCCGACGGGGCTCTCTACCTGCTCACCAACAATACCGACGGCCGGGGACGTCCGCGGCCCGGAGACGACCGCCTGCTGAGGGTGGTCTTCCGGTGA
- a CDS encoding ring-cleaving dioxygenase: protein MGPSRPLGGVHHVTAICGHPQENVDFYVGVLGLRLVKRSVNQDDPGTYHLFYADAVGTPGTDLTFFAWPGGPRGRVGAGQAAAVALAVPPGALPFWSDRLRSRGLDVRGPVRRFDEHVLTLTDPHGQVVELVGAPDAADRPWVFWEDGPIPREHAVRGIHSVTLTEAAAVPTVPFLTERLGFRPVASEGNRTRYAVGPGGSGAWLDLVVDPGAPAGRVAVGTIHHVAWRTPTDDDQRSWWEAIRRLGVPVSDIIDRFWFHSIYFREPGGVLFEIATDGPGFAVDEAVHELGSRLVLPPWLEPRRAEIERALIPLALPPITRPAQAGAP from the coding sequence ATGGGACCGAGTCGACCGCTGGGAGGCGTCCACCACGTCACCGCCATCTGCGGGCACCCCCAGGAGAATGTCGACTTCTACGTGGGCGTGCTGGGCCTGCGGCTGGTCAAGCGGTCGGTCAACCAGGACGACCCGGGCACCTACCACCTGTTCTACGCCGACGCGGTGGGCACGCCGGGCACCGACCTGACGTTCTTCGCCTGGCCCGGGGGTCCCCGGGGGCGGGTGGGCGCCGGCCAGGCCGCCGCGGTGGCCCTCGCCGTGCCGCCGGGCGCGCTGCCGTTCTGGTCCGACCGCCTGCGGTCGCGGGGCCTCGACGTGCGCGGGCCAGTCCGCCGATTTGACGAACACGTCCTGACCCTCACCGACCCCCACGGCCAGGTCGTCGAACTGGTGGGCGCGCCCGACGCCGCGGACCGGCCGTGGGTGTTCTGGGAGGACGGACCGATCCCCCGGGAGCACGCCGTGCGGGGCATTCACAGCGTCACCCTGACCGAAGCCGCCGCCGTACCCACGGTGCCGTTTCTGACCGAAAGGCTGGGATTCCGCCCGGTGGCCTCCGAGGGGAACCGGACGCGCTATGCGGTGGGCCCCGGAGGCTCGGGCGCCTGGCTGGACCTGGTGGTGGATCCCGGGGCCCCGGCCGGCCGGGTGGCGGTGGGCACGATCCACCACGTGGCATGGCGCACCCCCACCGATGACGACCAGCGGTCGTGGTGGGAGGCCATCCGCCGGCTGGGGGTGCCCGTCAGCGACATCATCGACCGGTTCTGGTTTCACTCCATCTACTTCCGCGAGCCCGGCGGGGTCCTGTTCGAAATTGCCACCGACGGCCCAGGGTTTGCGGTGGACGAAGCGGTGCACGAGCTGGGGTCGCGGTTGGTGCTGCCGCCGTGGCTGGAGCCTCGCCGCGCCGAGATCGAACGGGCCCTGATCCCCCTCGCCCTCCCCCCGATCACCCGCCCGGCGCAGGCCGGCGCGCCATGA
- a CDS encoding alpha/beta hydrolase yields the protein MTHGPAGFTHRFEPAAPDVPLTVLLLHGTGGDEHDLIDLGRAVAPGAALLSPRGQVLEGGMPRFFRRLAPGVFDEGDLIRRTHELADFVESACAAYGRDPARVVAVGYSNGANIAAAVLLLRPRTLAAAALLRPMLPLRPPSVPDLRGRPVLIAGGLNDPLVPRARTDELVDVLRQAGAEVTVSWRPGGHGLTPDDIAVTADWLARQSAGRASVTE from the coding sequence ATGACCCACGGGCCGGCGGGGTTTACGCACCGGTTCGAACCTGCCGCCCCGGACGTGCCGCTGACGGTGCTGCTGCTGCACGGCACGGGAGGCGACGAGCACGACCTCATCGACCTGGGGCGGGCCGTGGCTCCGGGCGCGGCGCTGCTGAGCCCCCGGGGACAGGTGCTGGAGGGCGGGATGCCGCGCTTCTTCCGTCGGCTGGCCCCGGGCGTGTTTGACGAGGGCGACCTGATCCGCCGGACCCACGAGCTGGCCGACTTCGTGGAATCCGCCTGCGCGGCCTACGGCCGGGATCCGGCGCGGGTGGTGGCCGTGGGCTACTCCAACGGGGCCAACATCGCCGCCGCCGTGCTGCTGCTGCGCCCCCGGACGCTGGCCGCCGCGGCCCTGCTGCGCCCGATGCTGCCGCTGCGCCCGCCGTCCGTGCCCGACCTGCGGGGCCGGCCGGTCCTGATCGCCGGCGGGCTGAACGATCCCCTGGTCCCGCGGGCCCGGACCGACGAGCTGGTGGACGTGCTCCGCCAGGCCGGCGCCGAGGTCACCGTCTCCTGGCGGCCGGGCGGACACGGGCTGACGCCGGACGACATCGCGGTGACCGCCGACTGGCTGGCGCGCCAGTCAGCCGGGCGGGCCTCCGTCACCGAGTGA
- a CDS encoding xanthine dehydrogenase family protein subunit M has translation MIPAQFEYHRPATLTEALQLLQRLPDARLLAGGHSLLPLMKLRLATPAHLIDLGRIADLRYIREEGGALAIGALATHWMVESSPLVRQKAPVLAEAAGRIGDVQVRNMGTIGGSLAHADPAADYPAAVLALEAELTADGPAGRRTIPAAEFFTGMFATALRPDEILTQVTVPPLPARTGSAYLKFAHPASGFAVVGVAAVVTLDGRGRCERARIGITGVGPTAYRARAVEEALAGAVPDEKTVAAAAAGATQGIDVSEDLFASAEYRRHLAQVFTRRVVLAAVQRVA, from the coding sequence ATGATTCCCGCCCAGTTCGAGTACCACCGACCGGCGACCCTGACGGAGGCGCTGCAGCTGCTGCAGCGCCTGCCCGACGCGCGGCTGCTGGCCGGCGGCCACAGCCTGCTGCCCCTGATGAAGCTGCGGCTGGCCACGCCGGCGCACCTGATCGACCTGGGCCGCATCGCCGACCTGCGGTACATCCGGGAGGAGGGCGGCGCGCTGGCCATCGGGGCGCTGGCCACCCACTGGATGGTGGAGTCCTCGCCCCTGGTGCGCCAGAAGGCGCCCGTCCTGGCGGAGGCGGCCGGCCGCATCGGGGATGTGCAGGTCCGCAACATGGGCACCATCGGCGGCAGCCTGGCCCACGCCGACCCGGCGGCCGACTATCCGGCGGCGGTCCTGGCCCTGGAGGCGGAACTGACCGCCGACGGGCCTGCCGGGCGCCGCACGATCCCCGCCGCAGAGTTCTTCACCGGGATGTTCGCCACGGCCCTGCGGCCCGACGAGATCCTCACGCAGGTGACGGTGCCGCCGCTGCCGGCGCGCACCGGCAGCGCCTACCTGAAGTTCGCCCACCCGGCGTCGGGGTTTGCGGTGGTGGGCGTGGCGGCGGTGGTGACCCTGGACGGCCGGGGGCGGTGCGAGCGCGCCCGCATCGGCATCACCGGGGTGGGGCCGACCGCCTACCGCGCGCGGGCAGTGGAAGAGGCCCTGGCCGGCGCCGTCCCCGACGAGAAGACCGTGGCGGCGGCGGCCGCAGGCGCGACCCAGGGCATCGACGTCAGCGAGGACCTGTTCGCCTCGGCCGAGTACCGCCGGCACCTGGCCCAGGTGTTCACGCGCCGGGTGGTCCTGGCCGCCGTGCAGCGGGTGGCGTAG